One genomic window of Pirellulales bacterium includes the following:
- a CDS encoding DUF1552 domain-containing protein, protein MNDRNAARRERISRRTILRGAGVAMALPWLESISVWGAESSAAAAVGDGSAAVASSMPKRFGLLFMADGINANHWSAKGSGAGMELGKSLQPMEKLKTKMNFVTGLFNKASTGVGIHPGQTGNLLSGVRLQKGAELHGGVSMDQVLAAHLEDQTVQPSLVLGCEQPTTGYHETNFSMAYSSYISWQSATSPVPLEEYPALAFDSLFDNHGQQRNKSILDRVREQAASLSRQVSGSDKAKLDEYLSSVREVEKRVASARDAQQTAQENALDRGRPLAAMQRPDNGLPEDIREHMRLMCDIVALGFQTDKTRVATLLLCRDISGLCYPFLDVRASHHPASHNDLSDDYERICRYYCSQFAYLAGKLDAMREGEGTVLDHSCIVFMSNMWSGTHHDSTKVPLLTAGGLGGSLETGRVLDYLDKGDENRKLCSLYLSIMDRMGVHLDRFGDADTPLAGF, encoded by the coding sequence ATGAACGATCGTAACGCAGCCCGTCGCGAGCGCATCTCCCGGCGAACCATCCTGCGCGGCGCCGGTGTGGCGATGGCTCTGCCTTGGCTGGAGTCGATCTCGGTCTGGGGTGCTGAAAGCTCTGCCGCGGCCGCCGTGGGCGACGGGTCTGCCGCCGTGGCCAGTTCGATGCCCAAGCGTTTCGGCTTGTTGTTTATGGCCGATGGCATCAATGCCAATCACTGGTCGGCCAAAGGCTCGGGCGCCGGCATGGAATTGGGCAAGAGCCTCCAGCCAATGGAAAAGCTCAAGACCAAAATGAATTTCGTCACCGGCCTGTTCAACAAGGCCTCGACCGGCGTTGGGATCCATCCGGGTCAGACGGGCAACTTGCTTTCGGGGGTTCGTCTGCAAAAGGGGGCTGAGTTGCACGGCGGCGTCAGCATGGATCAGGTGTTGGCCGCTCACCTTGAGGACCAAACCGTCCAGCCGAGCCTGGTGCTCGGCTGCGAGCAGCCGACCACGGGCTATCACGAGACCAACTTCTCGATGGCCTATAGCTCATATATCTCTTGGCAAAGCGCGACCTCGCCGGTTCCGCTGGAAGAATACCCGGCGCTGGCGTTCGACAGCCTGTTCGACAATCACGGGCAACAGCGGAATAAGAGCATTCTCGACCGCGTGCGCGAGCAGGCCGCCAGTTTGAGCCGGCAGGTGAGCGGCAGCGACAAAGCCAAGCTGGATGAGTATCTCAGCAGCGTGCGCGAAGTCGAAAAACGCGTCGCATCCGCTCGCGACGCCCAGCAGACGGCCCAGGAAAACGCCCTCGACCGCGGCCGGCCGCTGGCCGCCATGCAGCGTCCCGACAACGGGCTGCCGGAAGACATCCGCGAGCACATGCGGCTGATGTGCGACATCGTCGCCCTCGGTTTTCAAACCGACAAGACCCGCGTGGCCACGCTGCTCTTGTGTCGCGATATCTCGGGGCTGTGCTATCCGTTCCTCGACGTCCGCGCCTCGCACCACCCGGCGTCGCACAACGATTTGTCGGACGACTACGAGCGCATCTGCCGCTACTATTGCAGCCAGTTCGCCTATCTGGCGGGCAAGCTCGATGCGATGCGCGAGGGCGAAGGGACCGTGCTCGACCATTCCTGCATCGTGTTCATGTCGAATATGTGGTCCGGCACCCACCACGACTCGACCAAAGTCCCGCTGCTAACGGCCGGCGGATTGGGCGGAAGCCTCGAGACCGGTCGCGTATTGGACTATCTCGACAAAGGAGACGAGAACCGCAAGCTCTGCAGCTTGTATCTCTCTATCATGGACCGCATGGGCGTGCATCTCGATCGCTTCGGCGATGCCGACACACCACTTGCCGGATTCTAA
- a CDS encoding DUF1592 domain-containing protein, producing the protein MRGCAKFIAAALVLPAISTAIMATEPAKSELENRFRGAVHPFVQTYCVGCHGGEKPKGDIDLARYSTFDRVVNDERQWARVLEKLKAGEMPPDEAKRQPPEQARRDVIAWIADLRSFEAQQNAGDPGVVLARRLSNSEYNYTIRDLTGVDIQPAKEFPVDPANQAGFDNSGESLAMSQFLLKKYLEAARFISEHLVLRPNGLAFAPYPVIADTDRDKYCVNRIIDFYRRQPTDLAAYFLAAWRFENRAALGRPQASLDDFAREEKASPKYLATIYSALTDKREPMGPIAALQAMWKALPVPDGAPHESTRRDCDEMRDFVVALRQKVRPEFDNLTAPRMHNGTQPLVLWKDRQYATTRLTYAPGSVLNLSKSDLTTRAAGAEVLAIPSDERSRERYEEAFKRFCAIFPDAFFVSERARVYLNPEKEKKLTGRLLNAGFHSQSGYFRDDAPLYELILSPAEQHELDELWQELDFVASAAIRQYASMIWFERSDSSFMRGPEFDFVRPEDKDCTSEVKIKKLEEAFLTKAGAAGANQTALDAIRDHFENVNATVRGIERARLAAEPSHLAALLEIAQRAYRRPLSQSEKDDLVAFYGRLRTDDHLDHEQAVRDTLVSILMSPYFCYRFNATEPGVGVQPLSDYELAGRLSYFLWSSMPDEPLLARAAAGDLHKPEVLLAQARRMLRDSRVRGLATEFGGNWLDFRRFEEQNSVDRGRFPDFTNDLREAMFEEPIRFFVDLAQRNGSILDFLDADYTFVNPVLARHYGMPPLEIAPDQWTRVDDARRFERGGLLPMAVFMTKNAPGLRTSPVKRGYWVVRRLLGEEIPPPPANVPALPPDESKLADLTLPQMLARHRQDKNCTTCHEHFDSVGLTFEGYGPVGERRTLDLGGKPVENHSTFRDGSEGTGLDGLRKYLHGRQREFLDNLCRKLLAYALGRTLQISDESTVARLHAALDANGNRFGTLVDTIVTSQQFLNKRRQGIPTPEAERADNKDQSHERS; encoded by the coding sequence ATGCGAGGTTGCGCAAAATTCATCGCCGCTGCGCTCGTGCTGCCGGCCATCTCCACCGCCATCATGGCGACGGAACCCGCGAAATCCGAACTGGAAAACCGCTTTCGCGGCGCAGTCCATCCCTTCGTACAAACCTATTGCGTCGGCTGCCACGGCGGCGAGAAACCGAAGGGGGATATTGATCTTGCCCGCTACTCGACGTTCGATCGAGTTGTAAACGACGAGCGGCAATGGGCACGGGTGCTGGAAAAGCTTAAGGCCGGCGAGATGCCGCCCGACGAGGCGAAACGCCAGCCTCCGGAGCAGGCTCGCCGGGACGTCATCGCGTGGATTGCCGATCTCCGCAGCTTTGAAGCGCAGCAGAACGCCGGCGATCCTGGCGTGGTGCTTGCCCGGCGGCTCAGCAACTCCGAATACAACTACACGATCCGCGATCTGACCGGCGTCGATATCCAGCCGGCGAAGGAGTTCCCGGTCGATCCGGCCAATCAAGCCGGTTTCGACAATTCGGGCGAATCGCTCGCAATGTCGCAGTTTCTTTTGAAGAAATACCTGGAGGCCGCCCGCTTCATTTCCGAGCACCTCGTGCTCCGGCCCAATGGGCTGGCCTTCGCTCCGTATCCCGTGATCGCCGACACGGATCGCGATAAGTATTGCGTCAACCGGATCATCGACTTCTATCGGCGGCAGCCGACCGATCTGGCCGCGTACTTTCTGGCGGCGTGGCGATTCGAGAATCGGGCTGCTCTGGGCCGGCCTCAAGCCAGCCTCGATGACTTTGCCAGAGAGGAAAAGGCCAGCCCGAAGTACCTGGCGACCATCTATTCCGCTTTGACCGACAAGCGAGAGCCGATGGGCCCGATCGCGGCGTTGCAGGCAATGTGGAAAGCGCTGCCGGTCCCCGACGGCGCGCCGCACGAATCAACCCGCCGCGACTGCGACGAGATGCGTGACTTCGTGGTTGCGCTTCGTCAGAAAGTCAGGCCGGAGTTTGACAACCTGACCGCGCCGCGCATGCACAACGGCACTCAGCCGCTGGTGCTCTGGAAGGATCGCCAATATGCGACAACTCGTTTGACCTACGCTCCCGGCTCGGTATTGAATCTGAGCAAGTCGGACCTTACGACACGTGCCGCTGGCGCCGAGGTGTTGGCTATCCCATCCGACGAGCGTTCGCGCGAACGGTACGAAGAGGCCTTCAAGCGATTCTGCGCAATCTTCCCCGATGCCTTCTTTGTTTCGGAACGGGCGCGGGTCTACCTCAATCCTGAGAAGGAGAAGAAGCTCACCGGCAGGCTGCTCAACGCCGGCTTCCACAGCCAGTCGGGATACTTCCGCGATGATGCGCCGCTTTATGAATTGATCCTCAGTCCCGCGGAACAGCATGAACTGGATGAACTTTGGCAGGAGTTGGATTTCGTGGCCTCCGCGGCGATCCGGCAATACGCGTCGATGATTTGGTTCGAACGGAGCGATTCGAGCTTCATGCGCGGGCCGGAATTCGATTTCGTGCGGCCGGAGGACAAAGATTGCACGTCTGAAGTGAAGATCAAAAAGCTCGAAGAAGCGTTTCTGACCAAGGCCGGCGCGGCGGGGGCCAATCAGACGGCGCTCGACGCGATCCGCGATCATTTCGAGAACGTCAATGCGACCGTTCGCGGGATCGAGCGTGCCCGGCTGGCCGCGGAACCGAGTCATCTGGCGGCGCTCTTGGAAATCGCGCAGCGCGCGTATCGCCGTCCGCTGTCGCAGAGCGAGAAAGACGACCTCGTGGCGTTCTACGGCAGATTGCGAACGGACGACCATCTGGACCATGAACAAGCGGTGCGCGACACGTTGGTGAGCATCCTGATGTCGCCTTACTTCTGCTATCGGTTCAATGCAACGGAGCCGGGCGTCGGAGTGCAGCCCTTGTCGGATTATGAATTGGCCGGCCGGCTGAGTTACTTCCTCTGGTCGAGCATGCCCGACGAGCCGCTCTTGGCCCGTGCCGCGGCGGGCGATCTTCACAAGCCCGAAGTCTTGCTTGCCCAGGCTCGGCGGATGCTGCGGGATAGCCGCGTGCGCGGTCTGGCGACCGAGTTCGGCGGCAATTGGCTCGACTTCCGCCGTTTCGAGGAACAAAACAGCGTGGACCGCGGGCGTTTCCCCGATTTCACCAACGACCTGCGCGAGGCGATGTTCGAGGAGCCGATCCGATTTTTCGTCGATCTGGCGCAGCGCAATGGCTCGATCTTGGATTTTCTCGACGCCGATTACACGTTCGTCAACCCGGTGCTGGCCAGGCATTACGGCATGCCTCCGCTCGAGATCGCGCCCGACCAATGGACGCGAGTCGACGACGCGCGCCGCTTCGAGCGCGGCGGCCTGCTGCCGATGGCCGTCTTCATGACAAAAAACGCCCCGGGCTTGCGGACCAGTCCCGTGAAGCGCGGGTATTGGGTTGTGCGACGATTGTTGGGGGAAGAGATTCCCCCGCCCCCGGCGAATGTTCCGGCGCTTCCGCCCGATGAATCGAAGCTGGCGGATTTGACGCTTCCCCAAATGCTGGCCCGCCACCGCCAAGACAAGAACTGCACCACCTGCCACGAGCATTTCGATTCGGTCGGCTTGACCTTTGAGGGCTACGGACCCGTCGGCGAGCGGCGCACGCTCGATCTCGGCGGCAAGCCGGTCGAAAACCATTCCACCTTCCGCGACGGCAGCGAGGGAACCGGCCTCGATGGCCTGCGGAAGTATCTTCATGGCCGGCAGCGTGAATTCCTCGACAATCTGTGCCGCAAACTGCTAGCCTATGCATTGGGGCGCACGCTCCAAATTTCGGACGAATCAACCGTTGCGCGGCTGCACGCCGCGCTCGATGCCAACGGTAATCGCTTCGGCACACTGGTCGATACCATTGTCACCAGCCAGCAGTTCTTGAATAAGCGCCGCCAGGGCATCCCGACGCCAGAGGCTGAGAGAGCTGATAACAAGGATCAATCCCATGAACGATCGTAA